The Pseudomonas eucalypticola genome has a window encoding:
- the rmf gene encoding ribosome modulation factor translates to MRRLKRDPLERAFLRGYQYGIHGKSRELCPFTLPSVRQAWINGWREGRGDNWDGMTGTAGIHRLNELHAVG, encoded by the coding sequence ATGAGAAGACTTAAGCGTGATCCGTTGGAACGAGCATTTTTACGCGGATACCAATACGGCATCCATGGCAAATCCCGCGAGCTTTGCCCTTTTACTCTACCGTCGGTTCGCCAAGCCTGGATCAATGGCTGGCGCGAAGGACGCGGCGACAACTGGGACGGTATGACCGGCACTGCGGGTATCCACAGACTCAACGAACTTCACGCGGTCGGCTGA
- a CDS encoding quinone-dependent dihydroorotate dehydrogenase codes for MYNLARQLLFKLSPETSHDLSLDLIGAGGRLGLNGLLTKAPARLPVQVMGLSFDNPVGLAAGLDKNGAAIDGFAQLGFGFVEIGTVTPRPQPGNPKPRIFRLPEATAIINRMGFNNLGVDNLLKRVRASQYKGVLGINIGKNFDTPVERAVDDYLICLDKVYAHASYITVNVSSPNTPGLRSLQFGESLKQLLDALAERREALASLHGKRVPVAIKIAPDMSDEETVQVAQALLGAGMDAVIATNTTLSREGVEGLAHGDEAGGLSGAPVREKSTHIVKVLAGELAGRMPIIAAGGITEGKHAAEKIAAGASLVQLYSGFIYKGPALIREAVDAIAALPRT; via the coding sequence ATGTATAACCTGGCCCGCCAGCTGTTGTTCAAACTCTCTCCGGAAACCTCCCACGACCTGTCCCTGGACCTGATCGGCGCAGGTGGCCGCCTGGGGCTCAACGGTTTGCTGACCAAGGCGCCGGCGCGGTTGCCGGTGCAGGTGATGGGGCTGTCGTTCGACAACCCGGTGGGCCTGGCCGCGGGCCTGGACAAGAACGGCGCGGCCATCGACGGTTTCGCCCAGCTGGGTTTCGGTTTCGTCGAGATCGGCACCGTCACCCCGCGCCCTCAGCCTGGCAACCCCAAGCCGCGGATCTTCCGCCTGCCTGAAGCCACGGCCATCATCAACCGCATGGGCTTCAACAACTTGGGCGTCGACAACCTGCTCAAACGCGTGCGCGCTTCGCAGTACAAGGGCGTGCTGGGCATCAATATCGGCAAGAACTTCGACACCCCGGTCGAGCGCGCCGTGGACGACTACCTGATCTGCCTGGACAAGGTCTACGCCCACGCCAGCTACATCACCGTCAACGTCAGTTCGCCCAACACCCCGGGGCTGCGCAGCCTGCAGTTCGGCGAGTCGCTCAAGCAGTTGCTCGATGCCCTGGCCGAGCGCCGCGAAGCCCTTGCCAGCCTGCATGGCAAGCGTGTGCCGGTGGCGATCAAGATTGCCCCGGACATGAGCGACGAGGAAACCGTGCAAGTGGCCCAGGCCCTGCTGGGCGCGGGCATGGATGCGGTGATCGCCACCAACACCACCCTGAGCCGTGAAGGCGTGGAAGGGTTGGCCCATGGTGATGAGGCGGGGGGGCTGTCGGGCGCGCCGGTGCGCGAGAAGAGCACCCATATCGTCAAGGTGCTGGCTGGCGAATTGGCCGGGCGCATGCCGATCATCGCCGCAGGCGGCATCACCGAAGGCAAGCATGCGGCCGAGAAGATCGCTGCCGGTGCCAGCCTGGTGCAGTTGTATTCGGGCTTTATCTACAAGGGTCCAGCACTGATCCGCGAGGCGGTGGATGCCATTGCGGCACTGCCGCGCACGTGA
- the rraA gene encoding ribonuclease E activity regulator RraA, whose protein sequence is MHYLTPDLCDAYPELVKVLEPMFSNFGGRDSFGGQIVTIKCFEDNSLVKEQVDKDGKGKVLVVDGGGSLRCALLGDMLAEKAAKSGWEGIVIYGCIRDVDVIAQVDLGVQALASHPLRTEKRGIGDLNVPVTFAGVTFTPGEFIYADNNGVIVSPSALKMPE, encoded by the coding sequence ATGCATTACCTCACCCCCGATTTGTGCGACGCCTACCCCGAGCTGGTCAAGGTGCTGGAGCCCATGTTCAGCAATTTCGGTGGTCGCGACTCCTTTGGTGGCCAGATCGTCACCATCAAGTGCTTCGAAGACAACTCGCTGGTCAAGGAGCAGGTCGACAAGGACGGCAAGGGCAAGGTGCTGGTGGTCGATGGCGGCGGCTCGCTGCGCTGCGCGCTGCTGGGTGACATGCTGGCCGAGAAGGCCGCCAAGAGCGGTTGGGAGGGCATCGTCATTTACGGCTGTATCCGCGATGTGGACGTCATCGCCCAGGTTGACCTGGGGGTGCAGGCGTTGGCCAGCCACCCGCTGCGCACCGAGAAGCGCGGTATCGGTGACCTGAACGTGCCGGTGACCTTCGCCGGTGTCACGTTCACGCCGGGAGAATTCATTTACGCCGACAACAATGGGGTTATCGTGTCGCCCAGCGCATTGAAGATGCCAGAGTGA
- the ppsR gene encoding posphoenolpyruvate synthetase regulatory kinase/phosphorylase PpsR, giving the protein MKRSAFFISDGTGITAETLGQSLLAQFENITFNKFTRPYIDSVDKARNMVRQINDSAERDGVRPIIFDTIVNQDIREILATSNGFMIDIFSTFLAPLEQELSAHSSYSVGKSHSIGHNSNYMERIEAVNFALDNDDGARTHYYDKADLILVGVSRCGKTPTCLYMAMQFGIRAANYPLTEDDMERLELPAALKAHRHKLFGLTIDPDRLTAIRHERKPNSRYSSFAQCEFEVREVESLFRRENIPHINSTHFSVEEISAKILVEKGVERRFK; this is encoded by the coding sequence ATGAAACGATCTGCTTTCTTTATTTCCGACGGCACCGGTATCACCGCCGAGACACTGGGCCAGAGCCTCCTGGCACAATTTGAAAACATTACGTTCAACAAGTTCACACGCCCCTACATCGACAGCGTAGACAAAGCGCGCAACATGGTTCGGCAAATAAACGATTCAGCTGAGCGAGATGGCGTACGTCCGATCATTTTCGACACTATCGTGAACCAGGACATTCGTGAAATCCTGGCCACTTCCAATGGTTTCATGATCGATATCTTTTCCACTTTCCTCGCGCCATTGGAGCAAGAGCTCAGTGCCCATTCGTCGTATTCGGTGGGCAAGTCCCACTCCATCGGGCACAACTCCAACTACATGGAGCGTATCGAAGCGGTGAATTTCGCCCTGGACAACGACGACGGTGCTCGTACTCACTATTACGACAAGGCCGATCTGATTCTGGTCGGTGTTTCCCGTTGCGGCAAGACGCCCACCTGCCTGTACATGGCCATGCAGTTCGGCATCCGCGCGGCCAACTACCCGCTGACCGAGGACGACATGGAGCGCCTGGAACTGCCTGCCGCGCTGAAGGCCCACCGGCACAAACTGTTCGGCCTGACCATCGACCCCGACCGGCTGACGGCTATTCGCCACGAGCGCAAACCCAACAGCCGTTATTCCAGCTTCGCCCAGTGCGAGTTCGAAGTGCGTGAAGTAGAAAGCCTGTTCCGCCGGGAAAACATCCCCCACATCAATTCCACGCATTTTTCCGTGGAAGAAATATCGGCCAAGATACTGGTGGAAAAAGGCGTCGAGCGCCGCTTCAAATAG
- a CDS encoding alpha/beta fold hydrolase: MQSSSNLFPVALLSAERRGDLSEDVYRIKAANSPDASVELAVTRLGMADQAQPGGVPVILLHGSFSNRRFWVSPRGIGLGAWLARAGFDVWIPEMRGHGLSPRNLAYAKNRVADYARFDLPAIGAFVQEQSGQKPHWVGHSLGGISLAAALGGGYLAQDNVASAALFGCQVSRTYWPLKMPPVEWSARLLLKRFAHISGSRLKRGPEDEPIGLALEAMRWHGLFGRFGDGKHDWWAGLAEVQVPLLAVAATGDHQDPPWACRKLFEAFGGEYRQFVQLGRDHGFADNFGHVEMLVSKPAQAEVWPLVGRWLNDPLAPLLPQASALPLGA; the protein is encoded by the coding sequence ATGCAAAGCAGCAGCAATCTCTTCCCGGTCGCCTTGCTCAGCGCCGAGCGGCGTGGCGACCTGAGCGAAGACGTTTACCGCATCAAGGCCGCCAACAGCCCTGATGCCAGCGTGGAACTGGCCGTGACCCGCCTGGGCATGGCCGATCAGGCGCAGCCCGGCGGCGTGCCGGTCATTCTGCTTCATGGCAGTTTTTCCAACCGCAGGTTCTGGGTCTCGCCCCGGGGCATCGGCCTGGGTGCCTGGCTGGCGCGGGCCGGGTTCGACGTGTGGATCCCGGAAATGCGCGGCCACGGGCTGTCGCCACGCAACCTGGCCTACGCCAAGAACCGTGTCGCTGACTATGCGCGCTTCGACCTGCCGGCCATCGGTGCCTTCGTTCAGGAACAGAGTGGCCAGAAGCCCCACTGGGTCGGCCACTCCCTAGGCGGCATCAGCCTGGCGGCCGCCTTGGGTGGCGGTTACCTGGCGCAGGACAACGTCGCCTCGGCCGCGCTGTTCGGCTGCCAGGTCAGCCGTACCTACTGGCCGCTGAAAATGCCGCCGGTGGAATGGAGCGCGCGGTTGCTGCTCAAGCGCTTCGCGCATATTTCCGGTTCGCGCCTCAAGCGCGGCCCTGAGGACGAGCCCATCGGCCTGGCCCTGGAGGCCATGCGCTGGCATGGCCTGTTTGGCCGCTTTGGCGACGGCAAGCACGACTGGTGGGCGGGCCTGGCCGAGGTGCAGGTACCGTTGCTGGCGGTGGCGGCCACGGGCGACCACCAGGACCCGCCATGGGCCTGCCGCAAGTTGTTCGAAGCCTTCGGCGGCGAGTACCGTCAATTCGTGCAACTGGGGCGCGACCACGGCTTCGCCGACAACTTCGGCCACGTCGAGATGCTGGTCAGCAAGCCGGCCCAGGCCGAGGTCTGGCCCTTGGTAGGGCGCTGGTTGAACGACCCGTTGGCACCGCTGCTGCCACAGGCATCGGCGCTCCCCTTGGGCGCGTGA
- a CDS encoding mechanosensitive ion channel family protein, with protein MQLDLWTQSLVTAMTALWTKVANFIPNLFGALVVLLLGFVVAKLLDTLLSKLLAKLGLDRLMAGTGLTKLMSRGGIQVPISTLVGKIVYWFVLLIFLVSAAESLGLQRVSATLDMLALYLPKVFGAALVLLVGVLLAQVVNGLVRGAAEGVGLDYSAGLGRVAQWMVIIISISVAISQLEVKTDLLNHVIVIVLITVGLAVALAMGLGSREIAGQILAGIYVRELYQVGQQVRVGEVEGQIEEIGTVKTTLLTDDGELVSLSNRILLEQRVSSR; from the coding sequence ATGCAACTTGATCTCTGGACTCAGAGCCTGGTGACGGCCATGACCGCACTCTGGACTAAGGTCGCGAATTTCATCCCCAACCTGTTCGGTGCGTTGGTGGTGCTGCTGCTGGGCTTCGTGGTCGCCAAGCTGCTCGACACGCTGCTATCCAAATTGCTCGCCAAGCTGGGCCTTGACCGCCTGATGGCCGGCACCGGCCTGACCAAGCTGATGAGCCGCGGCGGCATTCAGGTACCGATCTCGACCCTGGTGGGCAAGATCGTCTACTGGTTCGTGTTGCTGATTTTTCTGGTGTCCGCTGCCGAATCCCTTGGCTTGCAGCGAGTTTCAGCTACGCTCGACATGCTGGCGCTCTATTTGCCCAAGGTTTTTGGTGCTGCGCTGGTGTTGCTGGTGGGTGTGCTGCTGGCGCAAGTGGTCAACGGCCTGGTGCGTGGCGCTGCCGAAGGGGTGGGGCTGGATTATTCGGCCGGCCTCGGGCGAGTGGCACAGTGGATGGTCATCATCATCAGTATCTCGGTGGCCATTAGCCAGCTCGAGGTCAAGACCGACCTGCTGAACCATGTGATCGTCATTGTTCTGATTACCGTTGGTCTGGCCGTGGCACTGGCCATGGGCCTGGGAAGTCGAGAAATCGCCGGGCAGATCCTGGCAGGAATTTACGTGCGGGAATTGTATCAAGTGGGGCAACAAGTGCGGGTTGGAGAGGTTGAAGGCCAGATCGAAGAGATCGGCACGGTCAAGACGACGCTGCTGACGGACGATGGGGAACTGGTTTCCCTGTCCAATCGGATCCTTCTGGAACAGCGGGTAAGTAGCCGCTGA
- the ppsA gene encoding phosphoenolpyruvate synthase, with translation MVEYVVSLDKLGKHDVEHVGGKNASLGEMISNLAGAGVSVPGGFATTAQAYRDFLEQSGLNDQIHKALDALDVDDVNALAKTGAQIRQWIMDAEFPEQLNAEIRTHFAELSKGNPDIAVAVRSSATAEDLPDASFAGQQETFLNIRGVDNVIRAAKEVFASLFNDRAISYRVHQGFDHKLVALSAGVQRMVRSETGTAGVMFTLDTESGFRDVVFITGAYGLGETVVQGAVNPDEFYVHKHTLEAGRPAILRRNLGSKAIKMIYGAEAKAGKSVQTVDVDKADRARFCLTDAEVSELAKQAMIIEKHYQCPMDIEWAKDGDDGKLYIVQARPETVKSRSQANVMERYLLKEKGTVLVEGRAIGQRIGAGKVRIIKDVSEMDKVQPGDVLVSDMTDPDWEPVMKRASAIVTNRGGRTCHAAIIARELGIPAVVGCGNATQLLVDGQGVTVSCAEGDTGYIFEGELGFDIKKNSVDAMPDLPFKIMMNVGNPDRAFDFAQLPNAGVGLARLEFIINRMIGVHPKALLNYDGLPADIKDSVDKRIAGYSAPVDFYVDKLVEGISTLAAAFWPKKVIVRLSDFKSNEYANLIGGKLYEPEEENPMLGFRGASRYISESFRECFELECRALKRVRNDMGLTNVEIMVPFVRTLGEASQVVDLLAENGLGRGVNGLRVIMMCELPSNALMADEFLEFFDGFSIGSNDMTQLTLGLDRDSGIIAHLFDERNPAVKKLLASAIAACNKAGKYIGICGQGPSDHPDLAKWLMEQGIESVSLNPDSVLETWFFLAEGQGAA, from the coding sequence TTGGTAGAGTACGTAGTTTCCCTCGATAAGCTCGGCAAACACGATGTTGAGCATGTGGGGGGCAAGAACGCATCCCTTGGCGAGATGATCAGCAACCTTGCCGGTGCCGGCGTATCGGTACCCGGTGGCTTCGCCACTACGGCTCAGGCTTATCGCGATTTTCTCGAGCAAAGTGGTCTCAACGACCAGATCCACAAGGCGCTCGACGCCCTGGACGTGGATGACGTCAATGCCCTGGCCAAGACCGGCGCGCAGATCCGCCAATGGATCATGGACGCCGAGTTTCCCGAGCAACTGAACGCCGAAATTCGCACCCACTTCGCCGAATTGTCCAAGGGCAACCCGGACATCGCCGTGGCCGTGCGTTCCTCGGCCACCGCCGAAGACCTCCCGGACGCCTCCTTCGCGGGCCAGCAGGAAACCTTCCTGAACATCCGCGGCGTGGACAACGTCATCCGTGCGGCCAAGGAAGTGTTCGCCTCGCTGTTCAACGACCGCGCCATTTCCTACCGCGTGCACCAGGGCTTCGACCACAAGCTGGTGGCCCTGTCCGCCGGTGTGCAGCGCATGGTGCGTTCGGAAACCGGTACCGCCGGCGTGATGTTCACCCTGGACACCGAGTCTGGCTTCCGCGACGTGGTGTTCATCACCGGCGCCTACGGCCTGGGTGAAACCGTGGTGCAAGGTGCAGTCAACCCCGACGAATTCTACGTGCACAAGCACACCCTGGAAGCCGGCCGTCCGGCCATCCTGCGCCGCAACCTGGGCAGCAAGGCCATCAAGATGATCTACGGCGCCGAAGCCAAGGCCGGCAAGTCGGTGCAGACCGTCGACGTCGACAAGGCCGACCGCGCGCGTTTCTGCCTCACCGACGCTGAAGTCAGCGAACTGGCCAAACAGGCGATGATCATCGAGAAGCACTACCAGTGCCCGATGGACATCGAATGGGCCAAGGACGGTGACGACGGCAAGCTGTACATCGTGCAGGCCCGCCCGGAAACCGTGAAAAGCCGTTCCCAGGCCAACGTCATGGAACGCTACCTGCTGAAGGAAAAAGGCACCGTGCTGGTGGAGGGTCGTGCCATCGGCCAGCGCATCGGCGCCGGCAAGGTCCGCATCATCAAGGACGTGTCCGAGATGGACAAGGTGCAGCCGGGCGACGTGCTGGTCTCCGACATGACCGATCCGGACTGGGAGCCGGTGATGAAGCGTGCCAGCGCCATCGTCACCAACCGTGGCGGGCGTACCTGCCACGCGGCCATCATTGCCCGCGAACTGGGTATTCCGGCGGTGGTCGGTTGCGGCAATGCCACCCAGCTACTGGTCGACGGCCAGGGCGTGACCGTTTCATGCGCCGAAGGGGACACCGGGTACATCTTCGAAGGCGAATTGGGCTTCGACATCAAAAAGAACTCGGTGGACGCCATGCCCGACCTGCCGTTCAAGATCATGATGAACGTCGGCAACCCCGACCGTGCCTTTGACTTCGCCCAGCTGCCCAACGCCGGTGTCGGCCTGGCGCGCCTGGAATTCATCATCAACCGCATGATCGGCGTGCACCCCAAGGCGCTGCTGAACTACGACGGCCTTCCTGCCGACATCAAGGACAGCGTCGACAAGCGCATCGCCGGCTACAGCGCGCCGGTGGACTTCTACGTCGACAAGCTGGTGGAAGGCATCAGTACCCTGGCCGCGGCGTTCTGGCCGAAGAAGGTCATCGTGCGCCTGTCGGACTTCAAGTCCAATGAATACGCCAACCTGATCGGCGGCAAGCTCTACGAGCCGGAAGAAGAGAACCCCATGCTGGGCTTCCGTGGTGCGTCGCGCTACATCAGCGAGTCGTTCCGCGAGTGCTTCGAACTCGAGTGCCGTGCGCTCAAGCGCGTGCGCAACGACATGGGCCTGACCAACGTCGAGATCATGGTGCCGTTCGTGCGCACCCTGGGCGAGGCGAGCCAGGTGGTCGACCTGCTGGCCGAGAACGGCCTGGGCCGTGGCGTCAACGGCCTGCGCGTGATCATGATGTGCGAGCTGCCGTCCAACGCGCTGATGGCCGACGAGTTCCTGGAATTCTTCGACGGTTTCTCCATCGGCTCCAACGACATGACTCAGCTGACCCTGGGCCTGGACCGCGACTCGGGCATCATCGCCCACCTGTTCGATGAGCGTAACCCGGCGGTCAAGAAGCTGTTGGCCAGTGCCATCGCCGCCTGCAACAAGGCTGGCAAGTACATCGGCATCTGTGGCCAGGGCCCTTCCGACCACCCGGACCTGGCCAAATGGCTGATGGAGCAGGGCATCGAAAGCGTGTCGCTGAACCCGGACTCGGTGCTGGAGACCTGGTTCTTCCTGGCCGAAGGCCAAGGCGCCGCGTAA
- a CDS encoding OmpA family protein produces the protein MKLKNTLGIAIGSLVAATSFGALAQGQGAVEGEAFYQKNYNDSVKHVEDGRTAGGSLGYFLTDDVEVILGYGKTNYTRSNDGTGSQKIHGDTGSLTAMYHFGTVGDAIRPYVSGGFAHQSLSNVQADGHSGRDSSTFATIGAGAKWYITDNLYARAGIDADYKLDNGKWDYAPTVGLGVNFGGNGGKAPAPAPEPAPAPVAEEPAPAPVAETVRVQLDVKFDFNKSVVKPNSYADIKNLADFMKQYPQTTTRVEGHTDNVGPDAYNQKLSERRAAAVKNVLVNQYGIQGNRVDSIGYGESRPVADNKTEAGRAVNRRVEAEVEAQSK, from the coding sequence ATGAAACTGAAAAACACCTTAGGCATTGCCATTGGTTCTCTTGTTGCCGCAACTTCTTTCGGCGCTTTGGCACAAGGCCAAGGCGCGGTCGAAGGTGAAGCCTTCTACCAGAAGAACTACAACGACAGCGTCAAGCACGTGGAAGACGGCCGCACCGCCGGCGGTTCCCTGGGCTACTTCCTGACCGACGACGTTGAAGTCATCCTGGGCTACGGCAAGACCAACTACACTCGTTCGAACGATGGTACTGGCAGCCAGAAAATCCACGGTGACACTGGCTCCCTGACCGCCATGTACCACTTCGGTACTGTTGGCGATGCCATTCGTCCATACGTTTCCGGTGGCTTCGCGCACCAGAGCCTGAGCAACGTGCAAGCTGACGGCCACAGCGGTCGCGACAGCTCCACTTTCGCTACCATCGGCGCTGGCGCCAAGTGGTACATCACCGACAACCTGTACGCTCGTGCCGGTATCGATGCTGACTACAAGCTGGACAACGGCAAGTGGGACTACGCGCCTACCGTTGGCCTGGGTGTGAACTTCGGTGGTAACGGTGGCAAGGCTCCGGCTCCTGCTCCAGAACCAGCTCCGGCTCCAGTGGCTGAAGAGCCAGCTCCAGCTCCAGTTGCTGAAACCGTTCGCGTTCAGCTGGACGTGAAGTTCGACTTCAACAAGTCGGTCGTCAAGCCAAACAGCTATGCTGACATCAAGAACCTGGCTGACTTCATGAAGCAGTACCCACAGACCACTACTCGTGTTGAAGGCCACACCGACAACGTCGGTCCAGACGCCTACAACCAGAAGCTGTCTGAGCGTCGCGCTGCTGCCGTTAAAAACGTTCTGGTCAACCAGTACGGTATCCAGGGCAACCGTGTTGACTCCATCGGTTACGGCGAAAGCCGTCCAGTGGCTGACAACAAAACTGAAGCTGGCCGCGCCGTTAACCGTCGCGTAGAAGCTGAAGTAGAAGCTCAATCCAAGTAA
- the sigX gene encoding RNA polymerase sigma factor SigX, with translation MNKVHSLPLRYDPRTLTDEELVARSHVELFHVTRAYEELMRRYQRTLFNVCARYLGNDRDADDVCQEVMLKVLYGLKNFEGKSKFKTWLYSITYNECITQYRKERRKRRLMDALSLDPLEEASEEKAPKPEERGGLDRWLIHVNPIDREILVLRFVAELEFQEIADIMHMGLSATKMRYKRALDKLREKFAGIAET, from the coding sequence TTGAATAAAGTTCATTCGTTGCCCCTGCGTTACGACCCCCGCACGCTCACAGACGAGGAGCTGGTGGCGCGTTCGCATGTGGAACTTTTCCACGTCACGCGCGCCTATGAGGAGCTGATGCGACGCTATCAGCGCACCCTCTTCAACGTTTGTGCACGTTATTTAGGGAACGATCGTGACGCTGACGATGTCTGTCAGGAGGTGATGCTGAAGGTCCTCTACGGCCTGAAGAACTTCGAGGGAAAATCGAAGTTCAAGACCTGGCTCTACAGCATCACGTACAACGAATGTATCACGCAGTACCGTAAGGAACGGCGCAAGCGCCGCCTCATGGATGCCCTGAGCCTTGATCCGCTCGAGGAGGCTTCCGAAGAGAAGGCGCCGAAACCGGAGGAGCGTGGTGGATTGGATCGTTGGCTGATACATGTCAACCCGATCGACCGAGAAATACTTGTGCTTCGATTCGTCGCAGAGCTTGAATTTCAAGAGATTGCGGACATCATGCACATGGGCTTGAGCGCGACGAAAATGCGATACAAACGCGCGCTCGACAAGCTACGTGAGAAATTTGCGGGCATTGCCGAAACTTAG
- a CDS encoding CrfX protein: MHDPFEESLRDMLKASSSAERDDDACLGRVLKTANRQVGAGDLFSLMGRWLQAFMIAVDNGSGHVAPVSRRKPRTADKAD; this comes from the coding sequence ATGCACGATCCGTTTGAAGAATCATTGCGTGACATGCTCAAGGCGTCCTCCTCCGCGGAGCGGGACGACGACGCATGCCTGGGTAGGGTACTCAAGACCGCCAACCGGCAGGTAGGCGCGGGAGATCTGTTCAGCTTGATGGGCCGCTGGTTGCAGGCCTTCATGATCGCCGTGGACAATGGATCTGGCCATGTGGCACCGGTCTCGCGACGCAAACCTCGTACTGCTGATAAGGCTGATTGA
- a CDS encoding zinc transporter ZntB, whose protein sequence is MYEEENAQRGLVHALVLDGKGGARLLARDEIDDLVLEPQQSLWLHWDRGHPLTQAWLREDSGLNEFSCDLLLEENTRPRLLPLPDDQLLLFLRGVNLNPGAEPEDMVSVRIFAEAQRVISLRLRPLRATDELMVLLQQGRGPRTASELILYLAQYLTEKVQTLVSDLGEIIDNEEDKIDADERYAPEHGSILQIRRRAAGLRRFLAPQREIFAQLSRNKLPWFVDDDADYWNELNNSLTRYLEELELTRERVGLVLEAEDRRLNERMNRTMYRFGIITGVFLPMSFLTGLLGINVGGIPLSTNPYGFLVACVLMVVVALGQWWLFRRLRWV, encoded by the coding sequence ATGTACGAGGAAGAAAACGCGCAGCGGGGGCTGGTACATGCCCTGGTGCTGGATGGTAAAGGTGGCGCGCGTTTGCTTGCCCGTGACGAGATCGACGACCTGGTGCTGGAGCCACAGCAGAGCCTGTGGCTGCACTGGGATCGCGGCCACCCGCTGACACAGGCCTGGTTGCGCGAAGACAGCGGCCTGAACGAGTTCAGTTGCGACCTGTTGCTGGAGGAGAATACCCGTCCGCGCCTGTTGCCGCTGCCCGATGACCAATTGCTGCTGTTCCTGCGTGGCGTCAACCTCAATCCCGGCGCCGAGCCTGAAGACATGGTCTCGGTGCGCATCTTCGCCGAAGCCCAGCGGGTCATTTCCCTGCGCCTGCGCCCGTTGCGCGCCACCGACGAACTTATGGTGCTGCTGCAACAGGGCAGGGGGCCGCGTACCGCCTCGGAGCTGATTCTCTACCTGGCCCAGTACCTCACCGAAAAAGTCCAGACCCTGGTCAGCGACCTGGGCGAAATCATCGACAACGAAGAAGACAAGATCGACGCCGACGAACGGTATGCGCCTGAACACGGCAGCATCCTGCAGATCCGCCGCCGCGCCGCGGGCCTGCGTCGTTTCCTGGCCCCGCAGCGGGAGATATTCGCGCAGCTGTCGCGCAACAAGTTGCCCTGGTTCGTGGACGACGACGCCGACTACTGGAACGAACTCAACAACAGCCTGACCCGTTACCTGGAAGAGCTGGAACTGACCCGCGAGCGCGTAGGGCTGGTGCTGGAGGCCGAGGACCGGCGCCTGAACGAGCGCATGAACCGCACCATGTACCGCTTCGGCATCATCACCGGGGTGTTCCTGCCCATGAGTTTCCTGACCGGGCTGCTGGGCATCAACGTTGGCGGTATTCCCTTGTCCACCAACCCCTACGGGTTCCTGGTGGCCTGCGTGTTGATGGTGGTCGTGGCGCTGGGGCAGTGGTGGCTTTTCCGCCGATTGCGCTGGGTTTAG